The sequence TGTTGCAACCACCGGTGTCGACGCCGACCTCGCGCAGGATGTCGATCGACAGGTCGCGCATCGCCTGGTACTCGCGGTCGGTGAGAGTCATCGCTGGCGCGACGGTCACCGAGTCACCGGTGTGCACGCCGACGGGATCGACGTTCTCGATGGAGCAGACGATGACCACGTTGTCGCGGCCGTCGCGCATCAGCTCGAGTTCGTATTCCTTCCACCCGAGAATCGATTCCTCGATGAGCACGTTGGCGGTGGGCGACGCGGCCAGTCCGCCACCGGCGATGCGGGCGAGGTCCTCGTCGTCGTACGCCATGCCCGACCCCAGGCCACCCATGGTGAACGACGGCCGGACCACCACCGGGAAGCCGAGTTCGGCCACCGTGTCGCGGACCTCGTCCATCGTGTAGCAGACCCGGGACCGGGCCGACTCGCCACCGACCTTGGCGACGATGTCCTTGAATTTCTGGCGGTCCTCGCCGCGTTGGATCGCTTCGAAGTCGGCGCCGATCAGTTCGACGTCGTACTTCTCGAGGATCCCCTGCTCGTGCAGGGCCACTGCGGTGTTGAGCGCGGTCTGACCACCGAGGGTCGCGAGAACCGCGTCGATGGGGTGACCGTTCGCGGCCTCGAGGGCGATGACCTTCTCGACGAACTCCGCCGTGATCGGCTCCACGTAGGTGGAGTCGGCGAACTCGGGGTCCGTCATGATGGTGGCCGGGTTCGAGTTGACGAGGCTGACCCGCAGGCCCTCTTCGCGCAGCACCCGGCACGCCTGCGTACCGGAGTAGTCGAACTCGCAGGCCTGGCCGATGACGATCGGGCCGGAGCCGATCACCAGGATGTGGGAGAGATCTGAACGGCGTGGCATTACTTCTTGACTCCCTCGAGCAGGCTGGTGAATCGGTCGAACAGGTAAGCAGCATCGTGCGGGCCGGCGGCGGCCTCAGGGTGATACTGCACCGAGAAGGCCGAGCCGTCGAGCAGACGGACTCCTTCGACGGCGCCGTCGTTGGCGCAGGTGTGGCTGATCACCGCCCTGCCGAAGGGCGTGTCGAATTCCTGCCCGGCCTCGCCTTCGAGCGCGAACCCGTGATTCTGTGCGGTGATCGCGATGCGTCCGGTTTCGTGTTCGATCACTGGGACGTTGATTCCGCGGTGACCGAACTTCATTTTGTAGGTGCCGAGGCCCAGCGCGCGGCCCAGGATCTGATTGCCGAAGCAGATACCGAACAGTGGCAGGCCCTGCCCGATTACTTCCTTCGTGAGATGTACGGCGCCGTCCGCGGTGGCCGGGTCGCCCGGACCGTTCGAGAGGAACACGCCGTCGGCCTTCAGATCGAGGATCTGCTCGAGCGTCGAATCGGACGGCAGAACGTGTACGCGGATACCCCGCTCGGCGAACATGCGCGGGGTGTTGGTCTTGATACCCAAGTCGATCGCGGCGACCGTGAAGCGGGCCTCTCCCCCGGTCGGCTCGACGACATACCCGCTGGTGGTGCTGACCTCGCCCGCGAGATCGGCACCGAGCATCGACGGCTGGCTCTTCACGCGCTCCAGCAACACCTCCGTTTCGGCGAGCGCATCTCCGGAGAACACTCCGGCCCGCATCGACCCCCGGGTGCGCAGGTGGCGCACGAGGGCGCGGGTGTCGATGCCGGCGATCCCCACGACACCCTGCTTCACCAGTTCGTCCTGTAGAGACCCGGTCGCGCGCCAGCTCGAGGTGCGGCGCGCAGGATCGCGGACAACGTAACCGGCTACCCAGATCTTCGCTTCCGCACTGCTCCCGGTGGGACCGACGGACTCGTCGTCTTCGTCGTTCCAGCCGGTGTTGCCGATCTGGGGCGCCGTGGCCACCACGATCTGGCGGTGATAGCTGGGGTCGGTCAGTGTCTCCTGGTAGCCGGTCATGCCGGTGCTGAAGACGGCCTCGCCCAGTGTCTGCCCGACGGCACCGAACGTGGTGCCGCGAAAGATCCGGCCGTCCTCGAGGACCAGTACTGCCGAGTCGGTGTCATAGCCGCTCATGCGTTCTCTCCGTTCTGCTCGACCTCGCCAGAGCTCGCCGCATTCGCTGAATCTTCACTGTCTGTGGTGCCGCCCGACTCGCCCGAGTTGATCCAGACGGGGTAGACGGACTTGTCGTCGCTGCGGAATCCGGTGTCGATCTCGGTGCCGGACGGCAGTGCCCATCGGATCACCAGGAGTCCGTCTTTGCTCATGACCTTGCCGGCGAGGCCCCGCTCCGTGCGCACCGCACGAATCGCGTCCTGCGGAATCCAGATCGCCGAGGCGCCGTCCCTTTCGAGCAGGATGCCGGAGTGGTACCGCGAGATTTCACCGGTGGCCCGGAACCCGAGATCCCCGACCGCAATTCGGTCCTGCCAGCTGGGTGCAAGCGTGCTGCCGACGTAGAGTCCGGTCGCCGGCGCGATCGTCTGCGCACCCAGGTGGGCAGGAACGGACGGCAGCTGACCGATGCGGTCGGCCTGCCGACGGGCCCGGCCACGCCATCCGACGTACATGAGGTAGATCGCCAGAGCCCAGAAGGCGGCCAGCCCGACGATCCAGAGGATTCTCTCCATCACTGTCCTCCGCCGCTGCGTACGGGAGTGCGGACGTCACCGTTCCGCGCGGTGACCCGGCCCCGGAGGATGGTGGTGGTGACCCGCGCCGGCAGCGTCATCGACTCGTACGGCGTGTTGGACGCCACGCTGGCGAGTGCGGGACCGTGCACAGTCCATTCGGCATCCGGATCGACCAGCACCAGGTTGGCCG comes from Rhodococcus oxybenzonivorans and encodes:
- the carA gene encoding glutamine-hydrolyzing carbamoyl-phosphate synthase small subunit; translation: MSGYDTDSAVLVLEDGRIFRGTTFGAVGQTLGEAVFSTGMTGYQETLTDPSYHRQIVVATAPQIGNTGWNDEDDESVGPTGSSAEAKIWVAGYVVRDPARRTSSWRATGSLQDELVKQGVVGIAGIDTRALVRHLRTRGSMRAGVFSGDALAETEVLLERVKSQPSMLGADLAGEVSTTSGYVVEPTGGEARFTVAAIDLGIKTNTPRMFAERGIRVHVLPSDSTLEQILDLKADGVFLSNGPGDPATADGAVHLTKEVIGQGLPLFGICFGNQILGRALGLGTYKMKFGHRGINVPVIEHETGRIAITAQNHGFALEGEAGQEFDTPFGRAVISHTCANDGAVEGVRLLDGSAFSVQYHPEAAAGPHDAAYLFDRFTSLLEGVKK
- a CDS encoding transporter — translated: MERILWIVGLAAFWALAIYLMYVGWRGRARRQADRIGQLPSVPAHLGAQTIAPATGLYVGSTLAPSWQDRIAVGDLGFRATGEISRYHSGILLERDGASAIWIPQDAIRAVRTERGLAGKVMSKDGLLVIRWALPSGTEIDTGFRSDDKSVYPVWINSGESGGTTDSEDSANAASSGEVEQNGENA